A window of Thunnus thynnus chromosome 17, fThuThy2.1, whole genome shotgun sequence contains these coding sequences:
- the znf281a gene encoding zinc finger protein 281 translates to MSIIQDKLGNEFLRSNGSMDSNFGPGMIMFSHLPPVTSFTRLAAQSVMQDLPPQEMILKKERDSPDCSMGTQGGGLGCAGVGDYVHAMGIKQEKLSEHDYRLPLYPGGPGKSTELLEVTLSNNQGLLVHDLNMGNLPSQEPTGRKGRRSNGDGQEGRPRKKRSEAKQSMMLDADGGSLSPGTKPHICEHCTASFRSSYHLRRHVLIHTGERPFRCSQCNMSFIQKYLLQRHEKIHSGEKPFSCDQCNMRFIQKYHMERHKRTHSGEKPYRCETCQQYFSRTDRLLKHKRTCGEAIKKGLDPGMMDLGCVDMGHGSYGITQGNAGNTGRKRGRSKNSGEGGERKKKKGDAGGGGAAAAGMRIPHIHDAVSGGYSIHEYSVENQTVSSSTEPGPSMQHGHHGRAPKMAFKKANRKSLDKVGLGQAKAGQLEQSGGMDGLGLMQGNGAKVGPTSSNYDDAMQFLKKRRYLHAANNANSSGPAVAGGTNSEYDVSVGHLSSHPSVIQGVVSSVLDSDAPLSLDKSGIPDEVLQSLLDHYTQKPDGSHHDVHFDIGDHHVELNPHSADGPDIGHNTDVPSPSGDKTVMMHEYSRFLLQALERTSHSASFPLGPGPPNSGPFTSSHPGNPLYSDKNIYTTSPLECGFGHSAASPSLPSSVPKSHFAMLTGSSPQHSFHLSSLEASAHQQLTPSQELTDQMEKQHSSTPPSSYQISPSDLSSQKDQPPVKNGTAVYPLTPSQDLASLDSSKPSYQIENFAQAFGSQFKSDGRGLSYGTDSSGEVDHHRIRTPVSEFSGYSSLLSDVNEPVSTGSKTPTSQSYR, encoded by the exons ATGAGCATCATTCAAGACAAACTAGGCAATGAATTCCTCCGCTCCAACGGGAGCATGGACTCCAATTTCGGCCCCGGCATGATAATGTTCAGCCACCTCCCTCCGGTGACCAGCTTCACCCGGCTGGCCGCCCAGTCTGTCATGCAGGACCTTCCGCCGCAAGAAATGATCTTGAAGAAGGAGCGTGACTCGCCTGACTGCAGCATGGGCACTCAGGGCGGCGGTTTGGGGTGTGCGGGGGTAGGAGACTATGTTCACGCCATGGGTATCAAGCAGGAGAAACTGTCAGAGCATGATTATCGCCTGCCGTTGTACCCAGGAGGACCGGGCAAGagcacagagctgctggaggtgaCACTCAGTAACAACCAGGGCCTGCTGGTGCATGACCTCAACATGGGCAAC CTGCCGAGTCAGGAGCCCACTGGGAGAAAAGGTCGAAGGTCAAACGGTGATGGACAGGAGGGTAGACCAAGAAAGAAGCGGAGCGAGGCAAAG CAATCAATGATGCTGGACGCAGATGGAGGCAGCCTGTCCCCAGGAACCAAGCCTCACATCTGCGAGCACTGCACCGCATCCTTCAGAAGCTCCTATCACCTACGCAGACATGTCCTCATTCACACAG GCGAAAGACCCTTCAGATGCAGTCAATGCAACATGAGTTTCATTCAGAAGTACCTTCTCCAGAGACACGAGAAAATCCACAGTG GAGAGAAGCCATTCAGCTGTGACCAGTGCAACATGCGATTCATTCAAAAGTACCACATGGAGAGGCACAAGAGGACGCACAGCGGAGAAAAACCGTACAGATGTGAGACCTGCCAACAG TATTTTTCTAGGACAGACCGATTGCTTAAGCACAAGCGAACCTGTGGAGAAGCCATAAAGAAGGGGCTCGATCCCGGGATGATGGACTTGGGTTGTGTAGACATGGGACACGGCAGCTATGGAATCACTCAGGGAAACGCAGGGAATACCgggagaaagaggggaaggTCCAAAAATTctggagagggaggggagcgcaagaagaagaagggggatgcaggaggaggaggagcagcagcagcagggatgAGGATACCACACATTCATGATGCTGTATCCGGAGGCTACAGCATCCACGAGTACTCCGTGGAGAATCAAACGGTATCTTCCTCCACTGAGCCAGGACCCAGCATGCAGCACGGCCACCACGGCCGAGCTCCAAAGATGGCGTTCAAGAAGGCCAATCGCAAGAGTCTTGATAAAGTGGGTCTCGGACAGGCCAAAGCGGGCCAGTTGGAGCAGAGCGGGGGCATGGACGGTCTGGGCCTCATGCAGGGTAACGGGGCTAAAGTCGGGCCCACCAGCAGCAACTACGATGACGCCATGCAGTTTCTCAAGAAGAGACGTTACCTTCATGCAGCAAACAATGCAAACTCTTCAGGGCCCGCGGTGGCCGGAGGAACCAACAGCGAATACGATGTCAGCGTCGGCCACTTGTCTTCCCACCCGTCTGTCATTCAGGGTGTTGTTTCCAGCGTGTTGGACAGCGACGCGCCTCTGAGTCTGGACAAGTCAGGGATCCCCGACGAGGTGCTGCAGAGCCTCCTCGACCACTACACCCAGAAACCCGACGGCTCACACCACGACGTCCACTTCGACATCGGCGACCATCACGTGGAGCTGAACCCTCACTCGGCCGACGGTCCCGACATCGGCCACAACACAGACGTCCCCAGCCCGTCTGGAGACAAGACCGTCATGATGCACGAATACTCTCGCTTCCTGCTGCAGGCCCTGGAGCGCACCAGCCACAGCGCCAGCTTCCCTCTGGGTCCCGGGCCCCCCAACTCCGGACCATTCACCAGTTCCCACCCAGGCAACCCCCTCTACTCTGACAAAAACATCTACACTACTTCCCCACTGGAGTGTGGGTTCGGCCACTCAGCGGCCTCGCCTTCGCTGCCCTCCTCTGTGCCAAAGTCTCACTTCGCGATGCTGACGGGCTCCTCACCACAGCACAGCTTCCACCTGAGCAGCCTGGAGGCGTCCGCACACCAGCAGCTCACCCCTTCTCAGGAGCTCACCGACCAGATGGAGAAGCAGCACTCCTCCACTCCCCCTTCCTCCTACCAGATCAGCCCATCTGACCTGAGCAGCCAGAAGGACCAACCTCCCGTCAAGAACGGCACCGCGGTCTACCCTCTAACCCCCTCGCAGGATCTGGCCTCTCTCGACTCCTCCAAGCCTTCCTACCAGATAGAAAACTTTGCTCAGGCCTTTGGCTCCCAGTTCAAGTCAGACGGCCGCGGCTTGTCTTACGGCACTGACTCTAGCGGGGAGGTGGATCATCACAGGATAAGGACGCCTGTGTCTGAATTCTCAGGGTATAGTAGTTTGTTATCTGATGTCAATGAGCCAGTAAGTACAGGTTCCAAAACTCCAACAAGCCAAAGCTACAGATGA